A genomic window from Glycine soja cultivar W05 chromosome 10, ASM419377v2, whole genome shotgun sequence includes:
- the LOC114370613 gene encoding glutathione S-transferase F13-like, with translation MVFKLYGLPMSTNTTRAMICLHEKEVDFELVPVNVFAAEHKQPPFLSKNPFGFIPVLEDGDLTLFESRAITAYVAEKFKETEPDLIRHKDAKEAALVKVWTEVESHYYEPAVSPIIYEYFVAPFQGKEPDKSVIDTNVEKLKTVLDVYEAKLSSTKYLAGDFYSLADLSHVSETHYLMQTPCASMINELPHVKAWWEDISSRPAFNKVVGGMSFGQNH, from the exons ATGGTGTTTAAGCTTTATGGTCTACCAATGTCCACAAACACTACACGTGCCATGATCTGTCTCCATGAGAAAGAGGTCGATTTTGAACTTGTTCCGGTCAATGTGTTCGCTGCTGAGCACAAGCAGCCTCCTTTTCTCTCCAAGAAT CCCTTTGGTTTCATTCCAGTACTGGAAGATGGTGATCTCACTCTTTTTG AGTCCAGGGCCATTACCGCATACGTGGCTGAAAAATTCAAGGAAACAGAACCCGATCTGATAAGGCACAAGGATGCAAAAGAAGCAGCACTGGTGAAGGTATGGACAGAGGTAGAGTCTCATTACTACGAGCCAGCAGTGTCGCCCATTATCTACGAGTACTTCGTGGCCCCTTTCCAAGGCAAAGAACCCGACAAGTCAGTGATTGACACCAACGTTGAGAAGCTGAAGACGGTGCTTGATGTGTACGAGGCCAAGCTGAGCAGCACCAAGTACCTTGCTGGGGACTTTTATAGCCTTGCTGATCTTAGCCATGTTTCTGAAACTCACTACTTGATGCAGACCCCTTGTGCTTCCATGATCAATGAGCTTCCTCATGTAAAGGCTTGGTGGGAGGATATCTCTTCTAGGCCTGCTTTCAATAAGGTTGTGGGAGGAATGAGTTTTGGTCAGAATCATTGA